In Lepus europaeus isolate LE1 chromosome 8, mLepTim1.pri, whole genome shotgun sequence, a single genomic region encodes these proteins:
- the LOC133765248 gene encoding basic salivary proline-rich protein 2-like, whose translation MARSPAPRPAVPARQSRAATLDPQRTPGLSQDGKPRTGHSDVPPRRRPRPRPPPPSRAGSRLGAAGRPGTLLRLPRTTDPRVPLGLPRPPSLRRSPPPRPLLLWLEALRRSLREKSGHTTEPGPTVGRGGGGGGSSRAGEGGSGSGRRAARPGVGEEREGTGQWEPPLPGAAPPSAQFLRRSPPSAAAARVDPPSARTRDLPSARPPARSWPQTRRGTCPAPAARGSLAPCSFLFLSAARAPRSSDPPSSGEEGRRRSRRAHRARERTRGTGHCVCACALLSRFGKLLAEVLFPGGGAQGARGSGSVSGQSPAEPKRCSAGPRGGRAARRPARLRPRGDRGSRCAPAC comes from the exons ATGGCGCGCTCCCCCGCGCCTCGCCCTGCGGTCCCAGCCCGTCAGTCCCGAGCGGCTACG TTGGATCCCCAACGGACACCTGGACTCAGTCAAGATGGCAAACCCAGGACTGGCCATTCGGACGTGCCCCCGCGGCGTCGCCCTCGGCCCAGGCCTCCGCCGCCTTCCCGGGCTGGGAGCCGGCTGGGGGCCGCGGGGCGGCCGGGGACCCTGCTCCGGCTTCCCCGAACTACAGATCCCAGGGTGCCTCTCGGACTCccgcgccctccctccctccgtcggTCTCCTCCTCCCCGGCCCTTGTTGTTGTGGCTGGAAGCGCTCCGGCGGAGTTTAAGAGAAAAGTCTGGGCACACCACGGAGCCGGGCCCGACCGTGGGAaggggcggaggaggaggagggagctcGCGGGccggagagggagggagcggcAGCGGGCGCCGAGCCGCgcgccccggggtgggggaggagcgcGAGGGGACGGGACAGTGGGAGCCTCCCCTCCCCGGAGCCGCGCCGCCGAGCGCCCAGTTCCTCCGCCGCTCCCCGCCCTCCGCGGCGGCCGCCAGAGTGGACCCACCCTCCGCCCGGACCCGCGACCTCCccagcgcccgcccgcccgcccgctctTGGCCGCAGACTCGGCGCGGGACCTGCCCTGCGCCCGCTGCCCGCGGGAGCCTCGCGCCTTGTTCGTTCCTTTTCCTCTCGGCTGCCCGGGCGCCGCGGAGCAGCGACCCGCCCTCCTCcggggaagagggaaggaggagatcGCGCCGGGCGCACCGAGCCCGAGAGCGGACGCGCGGGACTGGgcattgtgtgtgtgcctgtgcgctGCTGTCTCGTTTCGGAAAGCTGCTGGCGGAGGTCCTGTTCCCCGGGGGCGGAGCGCAGGGGGCCCGAGGCTCCGGCTCCGTGTCCGGGCAGAGTCCCGCGGAGCCCAAACGCTGCTCGGCGGGACCCCGAGGTGGGCGCGCTGCAAGGAGGCCGGCGCGCCTTCGGCCCCGCGGAGACCGCGGCTCGCGTTGCGCTCCCGCCTGCTGA